In Bos indicus isolate NIAB-ARS_2022 breed Sahiwal x Tharparkar chromosome 19, NIAB-ARS_B.indTharparkar_mat_pri_1.0, whole genome shotgun sequence, the following proteins share a genomic window:
- the LOC139177735 gene encoding olfactory receptor 4P4-like, whose product MENQNNVTEFVFIGLWGYKKIELLFLFLLCYLALLMGNFIISLTITCSHLMQQPMYYFLCHLSLMDVSYTSTVVPRLIRDLAAARRNISYNNCMTQLFAAHLLAGVEIFILVSMAFDRYVAIVKPLHYMVIMNRQRCDMLIVLAWVFSFWHSIALLLMVLKLPFCGPNQIDHYVCDVKPLLKLVCKDIHVVSILVIANSGMIAVAIFLVLVASYVAILYNLRTHSPPGRRKALSTCSSHITVVLLFFVPCIYIYVLPAETENKDKEISVFYTVIAPMLNPLIYTLRNMEMKIAMRKVWSKVTHLDLK is encoded by the coding sequence ATGGAAAATCAGAACAATGTCACAGAATTTGTTTTCATAGGGTTGTGGGGATATAAGAAAATAGAGTTACTGTTCTTGTTCCTGCTCTGTTATCTGGCCCTCTTAATGGGGAATTTCATCATCTCACTCACCATTACCTGCAGCCATCTAATGCAACAACCTATGTACTACTTCCTCTGTCACCTCTCCCTCATGGATGTCAGCTACACCTCCACGGTGGTCCCCAGGCTAATCAGGGACCTAGCTGCAGCACGAAGAAACATTTCCTATAACAACTGTATGACCCAGCTCTTCGCTGCCCACTTGCTGGCAGGTGTGGAAATATTCATCTTGGTGTCCATGGCTTTTGATCGCTATGTGGCCATTGTCAAGCCCCTGCACTACATGGTCATCATGAACAGACAGAGGTGTGACATGTTGATCGTCCTGGCCTGGGTTTTCAGTTTTTGGCATTCTATTGCTTTACTTCTCATGGTACTCAAGTTACCTTTTTGTGGTCCTAATCAGATAGATCACTATGTGTGCGATGTGAAGCCTCTTTTGAAACTGGTGTGCAAAGATATTCATGTTGTGAGTATCTTAGTGATTGCAAATTCAGGGATGATAGCTGTTGCCATTTTTCTTGTTCTAGTAGCTTCTTATGTAGCCATATTATATAATCTTAGAACACATTCTCCTCCAGGGCGGAGGAAAGCTCTCTCAACATGTAGTTCTCACATAACAGTTGTACTGTTATTCTTTGTGCCTTGTATCTACATTTATGTTCTACCTGCAGAGACAGAGAACAAGGACAAGGAAATCTCTGTGTTTTACACTGTGATTgcccccatgctgaaccctctcATCTACACCCTAAGAAATATGGAGATGAAAATTGCCATGAGGAAAGTATGGTCTAAAGTGACACATTTAGATTTAAAGTAA